taaaataatgtaaaagaTGAAGTTTAGTAATAATTAGTAGTGGGATGAGTGGGAAAATCTAACCAAAATGCTTCTTGTATAGAACCTGAGATATACATATCTCATCACTGTTTCAATTTTTTACTTTTGAATCTTGGAGAGAGTTATATCGTAATGCTATGTTCAGAGTCATTACTAACaaaacattattatatttaGGTTGGTTATTCAATTATTAGGTTGCAGtagtttatacatttaaaattagaTGCACAAAATAGGTTAATAAGCATTCATCTAACTTTTACTTAAACTCAACTCGTTTcgctttaaatttttttttttaataaacaagttttaaaaaaaaattatactactTTTTTGTAAATAAGTACAGAACctatgaaaatatttatgtgtttttattttacgAAGCAACTTCtgtgaatatttatttaattgattCTTCTAGATGATAACCATTTGAATTGCATCCTTAGTTTGAATAAATACACGATCCATTGATCAGCCTGACCTGCCCAATAATCTACGGAAAAGATTGTTTGACAAATTTCAGTTATGTCTAAAACGAGTTCTGAAAGCCAGTGCTCACATATTCATAAGCTAAACAGATCAATCTTGACAGATTATACGCAAACCATAAAGggaataaaatttgaaaacaagtTACAAAAAAGAGTTGAAAATGAATTCGTGTccataaaattgatttatacaGTGCGTACAAAATAAACATCAAATATAcaactattttaaaatgtaagATTATATTTACGTGTATGAtgtatttcatataaatatttttgataagtttcatatatttttttttgataaagtatttcatataaatataatttgatacaAATACTTCAAACTAGAATACGTAACATCAAATTTAcagtgaaatatattttgatactAGGAGCATTTCCAAGAGACTTTCAAACCAACaaattttgagatttatttttttgcttttaatcaAGAAGTCTTTGAGAGTATGATAGTGCTACcttaaatttaaagtttcactatttaaaacttcaaaatactatttaattttCAGATAATCCTTTATAATTTTCAGTAGTGACATATACTTTTACTAATATTAATTTCTTAtcatttaaatctttataactaTATACTTCACCTAAGTTTCAAATAcatctttatatatgtgtatatatatactactaatacgtaaaatatataaatatgctaaaataaaaataaattaatataaaagaatattattaaaaataaaattattatttcacacaataatatattatgaattagagattaaaagtaaaaaatacattataatGCATAAAGATGAACATGCTATCAACTTACCGGTAAGAGATACAAGATCAGTACCACAAGCAATCATTGAAATAgcgatttataaaaatgtttgatTTCAAGAACTTTTAACTCATAATCTTCAGATAATAATCAAGAGACTGACTTCATACTTTCAAATGTGTTAATTTATCATATATGAGAATActatgaaaacaaaattattaagtaatttgtatttttatattttgtgaattactgtgtgttttatattattattttctctatttatctgttatagaaaatgtatttataaatattatgtttgatatatgttttattGTGTATGTATTAGTtatctatataaattttagtgactgtaattaatttatattaaagttGAGAACTGCAATGTAAATATCAaagacttttaaaataaatctgagACTTTTTTTGAGTAACCCACCCTCAACCCCTTATCTTAAGGATTTTTTTTAAGGATGCTTcacctttaaaataaaattatttcttgGAAATGCTCTAAGGCCAATTTCAATGGGCACATAGACACCAAATTTAGTGTAATTTCATCACTAATAGAACACCAAAAATGACACAATCTCACCAAATTTACTTTATAATGAATAGTGTTACACCAAATTTTCTGTAACACTATCCATcacatcaaatattttatatacatattttattatgtttcattgAATAGTATAATtcagttattattattaatcagttcaaatttgtctcaaatattattattaatcagttcaaatttgtaaataaacataaatataatgtattatttatatattttacatatttataataatttatattattttcaagtaagaaatcactaaattattgttaatcatttttatattgtaaaaaataaaaaatcatagaactttatattttattttattttgaaataaaaaaatactaaatgattattgtcatttattttattttaaaatattgattataagttttttaaaaatatctatactttaaaataattctttatttttgcggattcggttcggattcggataatccgttaaattatttaaaattttgaaatttatatataattaaatttctcaatataaaaatacattacgTATAAATTTGTGATTAAAAATGGTTTGGATTGAATATTGAGAAATTCCATTGTATAAGcgctttagtttattttcacaaaaatagcTCTTAAATAGAAATATGACCAAAAGAGGTTTCATTAAAgagtaaatataaatttatacacCTAGGGATAACTAATTTAGACTTAGCTTTAGAGTTTAGGGATGAAATTTTGAGTGTGAggtttctaaattttaaaataaaaatataaaaatataaatattgaaaaataaaaatgagttattttggtcatttttcttTTAGAGCTATAttggtaaaagaaaataaaaatgactatTTAAAAGAATTgcctttgaatatttggatgaaaaatcaatatattttaagtattttggtttaaatattgtttagttattttagatatttactttttattattttaataatattttgggcaatttcaaaatattttatacattttggataatttttcaGAAATACCCTTAAATAACCCTAAAAAGTTCCTGTCACAAATATAAGTTCtaaagatcaatatgatcaaatattttattaaagcggtaaatatacatttatacttCTAAGGTTAGttaatctagatcttaggatatATTGTTAATAGGTgcggtttattttttttttaaataaaaaattaatatcaaaagtttaaaaataaaaatttgaaaaataatttcaaaaagcAAAAACCCCTGATTTCATTGGTCACTGGCTTAGTTGAAGTGAAGGTCTCCAAGCGTATACGAGaatcgaatttaaaaaaaaattgaaaaaagaaaatttataaaaaaatagaatttgaaaacatataactagaaacaataaactttttatatatataggtatGAGAATTCTTTGTCTCTTTAATGATACttcttttgatcattttttctTTGAGACTGTTTTTGTCACCAAAACTTAAAaaggtatttttgaaagaatttaagtttttagatattaaatataagaaCAGCTAATTTATTCAAATCTATAAgtttaattgaaatatattcaGATACTTAAAATATTTCGTTTCTCTATgtaccaaatttttaaattcgtTCAGATATTTAGTAAGTTTGGTACTGCTTTTCCGAATCCAAACAAatttggtttgggtttttgGATTCAATTTTTCTGTCCGACCCAACCCTAAGGAGTCCTACTTTATTTCTCATTTAGAAACAAAATagtgaatataaaaataaagtcaTTATTCCACTTTTAAATTAACCATATTTTTGTTATACGGTGGAGTTGGAAATGgaattaaattatgaaaattattcCAAACTTCATAGAAAATGGAAGTTGTAATTGGTAACCATGttttatgaaaaaaagaaataatgaatTTGTTATTACTCAGGATTGATACAGTTCAGTTGGTATTTTTGGTCAAACTAATAAGACATAGACCCCACTACATACCTCCATACCTCCATTTTCCTCATATAAAGAGGAACTAATGAACaaatattttctctctctagtttTGATAAGAGGAACTAATGAACaaatattttctctctctagtttTGATACGTTTGTTCCTtttcattcatttattttttccaattcatttcttcaaaattgaattttattcaacttttttTCCATTCATTATTCATTAAGCTATCCACCAATTAAAGCACGGAGTGAAATTAGAAATACGGTACCTAAAGCCGTTACAAACATATCACATTTGTTACTGTACGCCCTCGATGAGGATCAATCCTCGCCGATGCAAAgctcatttttaatcataaaatctCAAGttacaaaaacatcatttattCCACGCTTAAGATGCAAACAAACAAGAACATACAATTCTCTCCACATCCATCATCCATAGCTCTGGGCATTATTTAAGAAGACATGATCATCAAACTAAAGTAAAACAGAACGAAACTGAACATAGATAGGAACCAAACGACAAACAAACGGATCTACTCAACCCCAAACTTCTTCCTGAGCATACCCATAAACTCAGTAACCTTCTCAAAATCAGGCAAGGACTTGGCCACACTCTCCCTCTGCATACACCTCTTAGCCCAAGCAATCAGTTTCGGACACTCTGCTTCGAAGTTGAGGTTACCAAACTTCTCATACCCAGGGAACCAGGAGTAGAATCCAATCAATCCAATGTCCACATAGCCAAAGTCATCCCCACCAAAGTAAGGCTTGTCTCCAAGCTCGGATTCAAGAGTCTTGAGTATCTCAATGAACTCCTTCTTGCCTGCCTCTTGTTCCTCGCCCTTGGAAGCATACACCTTCCTCTGTGCCTCGTACATCTGATCACCCAAACAAAAGCTCAAAGATAAAGCTCATGAAGCATCAAACTCTTAAGGGACATCAAAGATCAACACTTTAACAATAACTCATCtaaagatccaaactttgatctcaatcaaacaaaataaaaacagaggatcTTGATTATGAAGCATCAACTTTAACAACAACCCATCTGGTTCAAGATCATGAATCTTCAAATTTAGgcataaagatccaaactttaACAACATACCCATCtaaagatccaaactttgaACTCAATCTAACAAAAACAGAGGATCTTGATTACCTTCTTGTCGATGAAATCAACCCAGAACCTAGCCTGAGCTCTCTGGTAAGGATCAGAAGGGAGGATAGGGTTCTTGTGAGACCAGACCTCGTCGATGTACTGAACCTGGATGGCTGATTCGCAGACCGGTTTACCGTTGTGGATGAGAACCGGAATCTTCTTGTGGACCGGGTTCATCTGGAGAAGCAGAGGGCTCTTTTCCCTCAGATTCTCGTCCCTGTACTCGAACTCCACACCTTTCTCCCTCAAAGCGATCCTTGTCCTCATGCCGTACATGCTAGGCCAGAAATCAAGAAGGATCACCTCGTTCGCCATTTGTTGTATTTAGCGATCACTCAAAGCTCACAGAAGAGAGATATTTGTTTTACTGTTGTGGAGAGTGTGAGGGCTACCTTGTTTATAAAGACAGATAAGGGTACAAAAAATTGGATTTTGCTTCCTATATTTTTATGTCACAAATCTTTCAGAAGTGATGTGGTGAAATACTTTTTGGTCGGTCGGAGATTTTCATTTCATAATGGGAAGGCCCATAAGACATGCACGCCCCaagtatttcaattttaattctTTGGCGATGAACAAAATACTACTTCTAATATCTTcatgtttattaaaaatttaataagtatttatattttagtttactatttattttttataacatttttcaataattatctatcaatcaaatttaatcaattcaaatattcacaattaatatttttcaaaagtaccttaaaaataaggaaaatttatttttgaaaaacaaaaataaaatctaaaaaatcttattttcagaAATGGagagaatagtttttttttttgtaaccaacTAATCTATTGGAttacttatttttgaaattaattatttgtttaagagtttattaaaataaaattatctaaaaatgtGTTCATCTTCCAAATTAGTTggatagaaaataaatatttagtgaATATGAATTAGAATTAAGAAAATGAGCAAAAATTTCAAGAAACTAGGTGTGGAAGGTAGGAGGTAACGTACGTTGACTGAGTTATTCGATTCGAGATGGTTCGGGGTGTGCGTAGAATCTGTAGATTTTCTTTATATCATTGAATGCTTAGGCAATTACTTACGTCATTAAAGTTGTTATAGATTCGCTTGGGCTGGGCTCTTTTGTCATATAAATCGAGTTGTAAATAACTGGAACAGTAAACTAAATTTCGTCTCACGGCCCCATAGTATGTTGTCTCCCAGTATCTTTTTTGTAATAAACAATAATTAGTGCTCGATAATTGACAACCCAATACTGTTTTTATTGCGCATATAAGAAATTAAGAATCAATGCTTTTTAAAATTGAGTTatgagtttttgttttatttcgtGTTTCCACTAAACTAAGTTCACACcttcttcttcaaaaaaaaaaaaaagttcacacCTTCTTGTTTATGTTATCTCTCAGATACACATATACGCACGTTAGACTTAGTACAAGTGTATTTATATCGCATCTAATATCTTATGCAACATAAAAGATAAGGACAACACCAATCATAGCTATGAAGGATTCTGGTGTTCTCAGGTTTCTAAGCCAGCTCATGAAGGGTTCTGGTGTTTGGTGTTCTTGTTGTGATACAAGAACTCATTATTCATTCACAACAAGAACTCACTATTCATTCTCGCCTCTTGACTTCTTAAATATGGGTGTTGTGAACAAATGTGAATCAATTTAGAAGAGAGcaaaagaacaaaacatattgaagtaaagatatattattattacgtaaataaataatcttataATTCTTAGATCCGTATTTATACTAGTCTCAAAAACAtgacttatttttttaatataaatatgaatttattttaaaaaagtaaattttcCTAAACTAAAAGGTGTATTGTACCGCGGAGATCATAGGTACCACATAGTTACACATTGGGATGCTCCTCAGGCACGTTTAGTCTCAAAACTGTAAGATACCAAAACTGAAACACTGTATTCTTCTCTGTGTCTATCCTATGCACTACAAATCTTAAATGGCTACCTCTAGTCCACACTTCTGCATTATCTTTTCTCTcctataaattgttttatgtGTGTGTacttaatatttagaaaatattacgTCCAAGGacagttttaagtttttattaaaaaaaaaaacagtttccaTTACTAAGATAATTTTTCTTAACCAAATCTACTTTTTCAGCTAAAatctaactaaataaatattcattacACTAACCAAGTagtataatatacatttttaattaagaGAGAAGACAAAGTGGATcccatgtttttcttcttcctcatttctttttggtttctttttttcgagtttatttttccttttgtaaAATGATGGTTGTTTTTtcagaatatttttttccagaaaatatgtttataatcaGTATCTTTATTATCTAATCTATCTTTTGAGATATGTGAAGCTATACTTTTGATGGTGGTATAATCATGATGTATAAAAGCTCTCTTTCAATGGATATATCTCTCACTCAAACACTAAGACGAGACTGATCAAAACTGTGGCACTGGTTCTGAATCTCCCGAATTGTCGTCGCCGTgccctatttttttttgtcacagccACCACATGCGAAAAGCTCGATAGCAACAATGGCCAACTTTGGCATTTTTGAAAATCTGGTCCCTCAtcttatgtattatttatttttgattcaatatttttatttgtgaagaatttgttttattttcctcTCAAACTTCCAAACTTTTGTTTTGTTAGGTTAAGAATTCAACATTACAAACAGagaaaaaatagagtaatagtATAATGTACACCAGCTTCAATGTTAACCTTTAACTTTTATGTACACCAGTTTCAATGTCCATTTTTGACTTTCATTATTTTGGTTCCATTCGTAAAATGTCTAATT
The sequence above is drawn from the Raphanus sativus cultivar WK10039 chromosome 7, ASM80110v3, whole genome shotgun sequence genome and encodes:
- the LOC108818334 gene encoding glutathione S-transferase U19; amino-acid sequence: MANEVILLDFWPSMYGMRTRIALREKGVEFEYRDENLREKSPLLLQMNPVHKKIPVLIHNGKPVCESAIQVQYIDEVWSHKNPILPSDPYQRAQARFWVDFIDKKMYEAQRKVYASKGEEQEAGKKEFIEILKTLESELGDKPYFGGDDFGYVDIGLIGFYSWFPGYEKFGNLNFEAECPKLIAWAKRCMQRESVAKSLPDFEKVTEFMGMLRKKFGVE